CATGGCCTTCTCCTCCTGCGCCGTCCGGTCCGCCGGCGCGCCGGCGGCTGCGCGGGGCGGGGTCCCGGGATGGTTCCGAGGGGCGAAGGGCCTGGTCGTGGCGGTGGCCGCCGGCGGCCCGCCCTTGCCATGTCCTTTCAAGCTACGCTCCGCGCGGCCGTTTGCGGCCGCGCCGCGAGGGCCGGCGGGGCTGGTGTCGTGGCGTTGGTCCGACGGCGCCGCCGGTGGCGGCGAACGGGCGGTGGGTGGTCGGCGGCGCGGCCCGGCGCGGTGCGGGTGCGGGTGCGGGTGCGGCGACCGGTGGTCAGTGCGCCGGTGCGAGCAGGCCGTGCAGGCCGCTGACGGCTTGGCGGCCGGTCGGGGTGGTGAAGTCGCGGACCAGGTCGGAGATGAAGCCCGCCACGCTCGTGACGCGTCCGCCGGCCGCCTCGATCTGCCGCAGGGCGGCCTCCTCGGTGCGGGCGGACATGCCGCCGCAGGCGTCGATCAGGACCTGCACGGTGAAACCGGCCTCGATGGCGGCCAGGGCGGTGTGCAGCACCACGACCTCGGTGAGCACTCCGCAGAGCACCAGGTTCCGCCGGTCGCGGGCGGTGATCGCCTGCCGGACGGCCTGGTCGTCCCATGCGCACGGGCCGCTCCGGACGAAGAGCGGTGCTTCGGGCAGGCGCTCGGTCAGTTCGGCGATCACGGCCGGGCCGCCGGGTCGGGGCGCCGCCGAGAGGGTGACCGGGATGTCCAGCAGACGGGCCATGTCCGCGAGCACCTGGGCCGACCGCCGCAGGGTGCTCGCCGGGTTGGTGGCGGCCAGACCGACGATGCCGTCCTGCAGGTCCGCGGCGTGCAGCTGGACGGTGGAGAGGTCGAGCACGGTGCCTCCTTGGTCAGAGCGTGAATCATTCGAGCTTTGAATGATTTCTGGAATGTAGCATGGCGGCATGTCCGATGTCAGTGCCGATGGCGGCGCCGAAGCCCGTACCGAGCCCCGTACCGAAACCCGTGCGGAGGGTCGCTCCGCCGCCCGGCCGGGTGGCGCGGCGGATGCGGGCGCGCCCGCAGTGCCGCCCGTCCAGGCGTCGACGGTCTTCCGCCTGGGGGTCCTGGGGGCCATGGCCACCGAGCTGTTCGCCGCCGCCGTCGAGCCGCACGGCCTCAAGCCCAAGCAGGTCGGCCTCATGATCGTGCTGTCCGAGGGGCTGGCCGCCTCCCAGCTCGACGTCGCCCGGGTGATGGGCGTCGCGCCCAGCCTGGTGGTCGGGTTCGCCGACCACCTGGAGGGCCTCGGCGCGATCCGGCGGACCCGCGACCCCGCCGACCGGCGCCGTCAGCTGCTCACCCTCACCGACCACGGCCGCGAGCTGCTCGACACCTGTTCGGCGTCGGCCCACACGCTGGACGCGCGGTTCGCCGACGGTCTGACCGAGCAGGAGCACGCCGTGCTCACCGGACTGCTGGGCCGGCTCGCCGCCGGCCGGGGCCTGCCGACGGGTCGCTGAGGCGGGCGCCGGCCGGTGG
The sequence above is a segment of the Kitasatospora sp. NBC_00240 genome. Coding sequences within it:
- a CDS encoding MarR family transcriptional regulator, yielding MSDVSADGGAEARTEPRTETRAEGRSAARPGGAADAGAPAVPPVQASTVFRLGVLGAMATELFAAAVEPHGLKPKQVGLMIVLSEGLAASQLDVARVMGVAPSLVVGFADHLEGLGAIRRTRDPADRRRQLLTLTDHGRELLDTCSASAHTLDARFADGLTEQEHAVLTGLLGRLAAGRGLPTGR
- a CDS encoding isochorismatase family protein; translated protein: MLDLSTVQLHAADLQDGIVGLAATNPASTLRRSAQVLADMARLLDIPVTLSAAPRPGGPAVIAELTERLPEAPLFVRSGPCAWDDQAVRQAITARDRRNLVLCGVLTEVVVLHTALAAIEAGFTVQVLIDACGGMSARTEEAALRQIEAAGGRVTSVAGFISDLVRDFTTPTGRQAVSGLHGLLAPAH